ggggcggcggcagGTGTGTGCAAAACAGAGACATGCGACGTTGTGGGGAGTTCTTGGATCTTGTAGAGCAGGACCGGGGAgcccagaggaaggagcaggccGGGCATCTGAATAGTTAAGGCGGCCACTGAGAATGTGGGTgcaaggaaggcagggaggagaaggaaccAAAGGATCCACTACGGGGCTACCCTGGGCCTGGGCAAGGGGTTAGCAATGAGGTCAGGCCAAGGTCAGTCATTTCTGGGCAGGAAGCCCTTACAAGGGGCTGCCCTCCACTCCCCTAGTAGCTCTGGTTCTTCCTagagggagggagcggggagggggcctGGCACCTGGATTCTCCCCAAGGGTCTGAGGAAGACACCCTCCCTTTCTGccctgagccccccccccctttcacTTGCCTGGGTTGGGCTCCTAGCAAGCCCCtttggcagatgaggaagctgaggtgcTGAATGGAGGAGACTTGTCCACAGTTGCTAGTCAGAACCCAGCGGAGTCCTGGGGTTTCTGGACTCACAGCCCGCCTGATCTGATCCTCCTGGGGTGCAGGAAAAAAACCTGTGGGTAAGGTGACCTCCAGCTGCTGGGGCAGTGCAGTTATGGGGTAGCAGCTGGGTGTGgacactgcccacccccccccagggaGGAAGCCCAAAGAACCCCCGAGACCCTACAGAAACTTCCGCCGGCTTctgcggagggggggggggggggcggctgctGACTCCCTGGTAACCACCCCTCCCTGGGGGAAGGTCCCCCTCTAAGGCCTTGGAGCCTGGGAAGGTCTCCCAGGGGAAGAGGCCTTGGAGGGGGCTGACGTTAGGGATGCGAGGCGAGGGGGATGGGGCCGGGGGTGGGCAGCGACCCTCCCCGATGCCCTATCCATTCGGTCAGCTACTCTGACTCCCAAGGGGACAGCCGGGCCAGGTTTCAGccttcagagagggagaaaggaaaggagaggaaggtgagCCGCCCTGCTCAGGCTAGGGGTGAGTCCAGGGTTCATTCAGTCCTCCCCCACACATTTCCTTCTGGGGTCAGTGCAAGCTGGGCATCCGGAGATAAAGCTGACACCCCGCCCCGGGCCTCAACTGAAGGGGGGGGGTCTCGATTTGGTGGCCAGAACCCCACCTCTAACCTCGCCAGAAGGCTGGGTCAAGTCGCTTCACTTCTCGGagttcagtttccttatctgtaaaatgggaaaagaagggGGTCGTTCTGAGGAGTGAACGAGATTAGGGGGCGCAGCCAGAGCAGGACGCAGACGAATCGCTAGCTACACATCGGCGATTATTAGGATTAAATGCAACGCTGGCGGCGATGTGAGCGCCGAAGGGCAGGAGGACGGCCGCGGGGTCCGgcctggggctggagtggggggttggagggtgggggtggagggagtccCATCCAGCCCCGGGCCGCCTCCTCTCTTCTCCGTCGCACGGCAAGCAGCTGGCGCGCCTTCGGGCCGGCGCCACTCTCCCGCCCTGCAGCCCCGGCGctgggcctctcccctccccggggCCTCTCTCCTCCCCGGGTCCCCCTCCAACCCACCCCGCCCCGGGCCTGGAGGACGTGCGCCGCGCTCGCACCAGGCGGCTGGACGGGACAGGACGCGCCCGCTCCGCCCCGCCACCGAGGCCCCGCGGGGGAAGGAAGTGCTGAGGCGTGTTTGTCAGGGCTTGgcgttattattattttttaaactgtgaacACAAAATAGTAAGGAGAATGGAAAGAACTTCCGAAacaggagaaacaaaacagaacaaaacacccGCAGACCTCGCGGCGCATAACACGGGAGCTTCCCTCGAGAAGAATCCGCGTGGAAACGCGGGCCCCGCGCCAGCTCGTGTCTCCGTACATCCCAAGTGCAACGGGTGTTTAAAATCGTacaaacagggatgcctgggtggctcgggcggttaagcgtctgccttcggctcaggtcatggtcccaaggtcctgggttccctcctcagcggggagcctgcttctccctctcccactccccctgcttgtgttccctctctctctgtttctgacagataaatgaagaaaatctttaaaaataaaaataaaaaaataaaatcgtaCAAACAGCTGATGTCTGTGGCCGCCCCCACCGTCAGAAATCTGGCCCGCAGGGATTAAGCGCCCACTGCGTGCGGACACCGCATGAACCCCCCGCCCCAAAAATTACAGCGTGCCCGGCGTGGGGAGTAGAGAAAGGGTCTAGGAAGGCCTCTTGGAGCAGGTGGCATGTCGTAGAGGTCCGTGGTATTTGGCTCCGTGAAGGGGCTGGAAGCGCCTtccgggcagagggaacagcgcACACGAAGGCCCTGAGGCACATAGGGGCTTGGTGCCCTGCCGTGGGCGCGGACGTGCGGAGCACCCGATGGGGCAATTGGGCGAGGTCCGCAGGAGGCATTTCGGGGCAGGGGGTTGTAATTTTCACGCCCTACAGATCCGGGTCACCTGGCCCCGAAACAGCGGTGGGTGTTGACGGTCCTGGTCTGGTCAAAAGCACAATTCTGCGGATCTGCACAGACTTTTGGAGCCGGCAGAGCCTTCACTCGCTCAGGACTTCCCTGCGAGGCGGGCCCTGCAACCACTGAAGACCCATTTCGCAGACCAGAGAGCGTTATTCCCGTctcccagatgaggaaaccaagaagCGGCTAGTCTCTGGCGCTCGCGAAGTGCAGAGGTGGAGCCGCGCCGCCTCGGGCACTCCCCGGCGTGGACGCTCGGGGTGGGTGGGGCGGGCCCTGGCCCCGGGCGCTCGGCTGTCTGGAACTGTGGGCCGGGTGCTGGTCCTGCCACGCAGCCGCAGAGGCTCGGCCCCGCGGGCGGGCGGCAGGAAGAGAGGCGACGCCCCCTGGAGCGCGGCAGGAACCCGGCGGGGCCCGCCTCCCGGCCCCAGAGCCGAACCGCGCCGGCCCCAGCGGTGATGAAAGCCGCGGCCGAGTCCAGGTCACGCCGAAGCCGTTGCCCTTTTAAGGGGGAGCCTTGAAACAGCGCCCGGGTTCCATGTTTGCATCCGCCTCGCGGGGAGGAAACTCCATGTTGTAACAAAGTTTCCTccgcgccccctccctccccctcccccttagaacctggctcccctcccctccgaAGCTCGCGGggatccctccctcccacccctcccctcccccccgcgcCCCGATTCCGGCCCGAGCCGGGGGGGAGGCCGGGCGCCCGGGCCAGAGTCCGGCCGGAGCGGAGCGCGCCCGGCCCCATGGACAGCTCGGCCGTCATTACTCAGATCACCAAGGAGGAGGCGCGGGGCCCGCTACGGGGCAAAGGTACTGGGGCCGCGCGGAGGGGGCTGCAGCCGGGGCGCCGCgggttgggaggaggagggggccgaGACCCTTCCCGGGTCagtcgccgccgccgccccgggcGCCCGCCACTGCTGAGCTCAAAGCTCCCAGCCGGAGAGGGATCGGGGAGAGAGTTTGAACTCGCCGAGGCTCCGAGAcgcggggcggggcctggagcCACTTAGGCGCTCCCGAGTGCTCGggggggggaaactgaggcagggataGAGAGTGGGTTCCTTCCGGGTCTCCCGGGCTGGCATTGCGCGTTGCCCGacagtcaccccctcccccccattggCGCCAATGAGGCTGGGAGATGGGGGGGGTTGAAGAGGGCGCCTTCAGGCCACCCGCTGAGGCTCCGCCCCGGGTCGCGGTCTGGTTGGGTCGCCGGAGGGGGCGCCGAGGTGACAGCGGGCTGGGGAGGGTTGGAACGATCTCCCGCCAACGCACAGCTACTATCCCAACAAACTTCCGCGTCACGCGTAGAAGCATTGAGCCCCTGAGAGGCACAAGAGTGGGGCAGCCACTTCTAAGGGTCGCTAGCGCACCCGCGGGAAGTCCCGTGCATCGGGCTTAgcaccaggcgccccagctgcAGGCCCTTGGGCGCCGGGCCCGTGCACACACGCACCGACCCGGTGAGCGGTGCCGCCCGCCTGCCTCGGCCGGGCCCCCGGGGGCTGGAGGGTCTAGGCTGGgcgtctgcccctccctgtcccgGTGTTGACCTCAGAGGCTAGGAAGCCCCTCCGGGTCGGCCCAGCTCTGGCCTGGGCCTAGCTCCGCCCGAAGGCGCGGGGCCCGGTAGAGGGGCGGTGGAGGGTGGGCCCGTCAATCAGGCGGCGGATGCCGGGCTCTAGGTCGGAGGTCTGGGCGGGGCGAGGGCGGAGGAGGCGGGGCCGGCAGATGGCTGCGGGACACCGACTCCAggcccccactcccagcctctgCGCCCAGCCTTAGTAAGGACTTTGGACCCACGTGGGCGGAAAGGATGGGAGGAGGGCGGGAGTGGAGAgcagggccccaggccccagccctccTCCGTAGGGGCCCCAGCGAGCAGGGGCTACTCAGGTAAGGTGGGTGTCAGGAGGCGTCCGCAGTGGGGCTGATCCCTCAGGAGTGATGAAGGCTGGGAGCAAAGAGAAAGCACTTTCCGTGGGCCCCTTCCAGCCAGCCCACTGCTGGATGAGGGTGGCTTTGTGCCCACACTAGGAGGATTTGTGGGTACCAGAGGGGTGGCCTGGGGTCAAGGCTGTCAGGAGGGTCTGGAGCCACGTTGGTGTATCTCCCTGAACGAAGGGGGCATGGCCAGACCCTCTCAGCACAGGAGCTCGCACCTGGGTACATAGGCACGACTCTGCAGCCTAGTGTGCACACCCCCACTTCGGGCCTCCCTGCTTCAGGTGACCAGAAGTCAGCAGCTTCTCAGAAGCCCCGGAGCCGGGGCATCCTCCACTCGCTTTTCTGCTGCGTCTGCCGGGACGATGGGGAGGCCCTGCCTGCGCACAGTGGGGCACCCCTGTTGGTGGAGGAGAACGGAGCTGTCCCCAAGGTGCGTGCTGGCCAGGTGGGAGCTGCGGGGGCGGGCATCTGGGCATGACCAGTCTGCAGGTCCTGTAAGATAGGGAAGGCCCCCTCCCAAACCCTgcaccctccctcccaggccttCCCAGCCTGGCCCTGAATGCCCCAAGACTGCCACCCATGTGAGGGCCCTTCAGCCAAGGGAAGTCTGGATTTCTCCTATAAGATGGAAGCTTTTCTCTCCCTTGGCTTCCCAGGTGGGGAAGTGCagcctgccccaggccccagtTGGCAGGGGGCAAAGCTGGGAAGGCGGTGGTCTTTCCCTGCCACCCCTGTGTCTCCCCAGGtagagggctgggggagggaagaccCATGTAGGAGAAATGACGGGGCCTTAGGAGAGGTGCCCCCAACTACCTCACCCATCCCTGCAGCAGACCCCAGTCCAGTGCCTGCTCCCAGAAGCCAAGGCCCAGGACGTGGACAAGATCTGTGTGGTCATCGACCTGGACGAGACCCTGGTGCACAGCTCCTTCAAGGTGGGCCCTGCCCAGCAGCCCTCAGCCCCGGGTCTCTGAGGGGGCCTGCCCTGGACTGGGGGGGGTGGTCTCTGCGGGCCCCGCGCCAGCAGCTCCTTTTCCCCCCACAGCCAGTGAACAACGCCGACTTCATCATCCCTGTGGAGATTGATGGGGTGGTCCACCAGGTgaggggctgggtgtgggggggaggcGGCGGGCTTGGCATCTGCCTTCCAGACCCCAGGCTCCTCTCACCAATCCTGAGCACCCCAGGTGGGACTTTGATAGAGATGGAATGTAAGGCCCCTGAGGGTGTGAGACTTgcatccaaggtcacacagacccTCAGGGACTTGGCCCAACTCCAAGGCCTGCAGGGAGTGGGGTTCCTCCTCGGCACCCCCTTGCCCCACCTTGCCCGGGACCCAGTTCAAGTAATTCAGGATAGGTTGTGTGCTGTCCAGCCTGTTCTCCATTACTTGGCTCGGGGGCCGGTGCCCTGCAGCCTTGGGGTGAGGGGgctgcccccaggcccctccaTTTGCCTAaggccagggtgggggagggacaggggattAGTGATTCCCCATGAGGTAGGACCTGAAGCTAGAAGTTGGAGGCTCATTTTGATCCCCTTCTGGAAGGACAGTTGGAACGGCCGGCTGGCCCAGTGGAGCCCGCAGGCCCTGGGACCAGCCTCCCTCCTgtgccctctcctctgctcccccctcctccccctcctcagccgccccgcccctcccctccctgcccaggcctgTGGGCCAGCAGTCCCCTCACTGGCCCACCCCCTAGGTCTATGTGCTGAAGAGGCCCCACGTGGATGAGTTCCTGCAGCGAATGGGCGAGCTCTTTGAGTGCGTGCTGTTCACCGCCAGCCTTGCCAAGGTGAGCCCCCCCAACCCTCTGAAGGGCTCCTGGGGCCACTTGCCTCCCCTCCGTCTCCATCCTGCAGCTGGATGGACCTCTGGGTCACCTTCGGCCCCAGATGACCCGTGGTCCACTCTGTAGTATGCAGACCCAGTAGCTGATCTGCTGGACAAGTGGGGGGCCTTCCGGGCGCGCCTGTTTCGGGAGTCCTGTGTCTTCCACCGGGGGAATTACGTGAAGGACCTGAGCCGGCTGGGCCGAGACCTGCGGCGGGTGCTCATCCTAGACAACTCGCCTGCCTCCTACGTCTTCCATCCAGACAACGCCGTGAGTGCCGGGCAGGACCGGGTTGAGGGCCGAGAGCCAAGAAAAGGGTCTAGCCACTGGAGCCTCCTTGGCCTCCCCACTGCCATGCTGGGTGGTGTCCGGGGCCTGGTGCCCTCCCGGTCCTCCTCCTGGCCCTCAGTggcctttgcctgccactccctagCCTCATCCACCCGCTGCTGCGTTTCATACCTTACTGATCAATCGAGCGGATCCCCGTGCTTGTAGGGGGAGGGCGCCCACCAGGGGCGGAGGGCCCTGTTGCATACTGGAGCAGTTTCAATTTCTCAGACTGCCAGTTGTGCCCTATTTGTGGGTCACAAAAATAATGTAGGGGGTCCTAGTTGGAGTtttgaacaacaaaatagaaTAGAAGATATTGGAGTGCTTTGCACACAATAAggctaagtattttataaaactggCACTTTATTGTATGTGTAAATATGATTTACGGTGGGTTGCTGTCAAAAATGTCTGAAAACCGTGGGTCAGGGGCTTCCGGGGGGTGGCCCACCAAGCAGTGGGTGCTCAGGGCTGGTCTGGACATCCCACGCTCAGAGCCACCTGCCCTCCTCACTGCCCCGCATCCATCCGCCCAGGTACCAGTGGCCTCCTGGTTTGACAACATGAGCGACACGGAGCTTCACGACCTGCTGCCCTTCTTCGAGCAGCTCAGCCGCGTGGATGACGTGTACTCAGTGCTCAGGCAGCCTCGGCCTGGCAGCTAGTGAGGCGCCCTGGGGCCAGGAGCTGCCCCTGACCAAGGCCCACATCCCTCACACGTGGACTTTGCCTTAAGAAAACCCAGCGGCCACTGCTACCACCTCAGCGTCATGGGGAAGTGggccctccccacctgcctggcCAGGCTGTGAACGGGGCAGTAGGCTGCGCCAAGGGCGATGAGCCTCCGGGTCCGTGTGTCAGTGCCTTAgaatctcctcctccttcttgggGGATCTGTGGGGCCCTGTGTGCcgctccccctttctctctctctctgctgccatGTTTCTTTGCTGCCAAATTGGGCCCCTTGGCCCTTTCTGGTTCTACTTCGGGGAGGGGCAGGGTTCCTGCCGTCCCGTGCCTTGGGCCCCCAGCCTGGGAACGGTGGACACCCAAGTGCCTTGCGTAGAGCCCTTTTCCCTGCCCTGTTTTCCCAGGGCCGTGATCGGGTCAGCTCTGGCCTGGAACGGTCTCCAGATGGCTGCAGTCTAGGCTGGAGCGGGAGGAAACaatctcccacctcctcccttggGACTGATAGAGCCCCCACCAGTCTCtgcctgggagggcagggagagcagaagaTCTGTTACCACTTGTGAAGGGAGCGGCGTGTGTCCTCTGGGACCCCAGAGTCCAGCTTCTCTAGGCTCATGAGCAGCCAAAGGCTGCTCCCCACACCAAGCCCTGACCCCTCACATCTGCCTTGACCACCCCAAGGCCCTGGGGCTTGGCTCCCCCAGCTCCTAgtgtgggggtggaggcaggacCCCTTTGTGGTgccatataaatatgtatatgtgtatatagatttttagggaaaggggagagggaaggttCGGGGTAGAGAGAGACCCCCTCCTTCACCCCTTTCCTGGACCCATAtgttgtggggagggagggaaaggatttttacattttttaaactgctaTTTTCTGAATGAAACAGGCTGGGCCAAGGGGCCCCAAGCCCTGTCTTCTGTCCCTCACACCCTCTTTGCTCCagttactcattcattcattcaaaacacaTTAGCACCTTCTCTGTGCCCAGCGCTGTGCTAGGCCCACCAGCTGAGTGTCTAGGGGTCTCTGCACCCGATCCGgggcctcccccacccactccgtACTTCACCGGTGCCTTTAGGGGAGCTGTAGGAGGTGGGACCCTTCTTGCGGGGCTTGGGGGTCTCCAGGAAGCCTGACCaagctgtccccccccccccccccccccgtgccaaCCCACCCCCTGTcgccctctgcctcaccccctgcTGGCTAGGGGCAGCTCTCAAGACATCCTGCCTTCCAGCTCTGACTTCTTTATCTGGAACCCCTTCCCCAAAATGCTGAGAGTCTGGAGGTCAAGGCCTTGGGCTCTCCCCAGGGCTTAACGGTTAAGGGGACCCACATACCAGTGCCAAGGGGGGATGTCAAATGGAGATACCATTGCCCCTCCGCCCCCGagaactgggggtgggagggaggataaGGTTGGCCTGAATAGGGTGACCTTCCCATTTAAGTGCCTTCTCTGACTGAGAGCCCCACAGTATGCCAAGAACTAAAGAGAACGCCAGACCCCCATGCTGCCTCTGTGGTCATTGGGGGGACGCTGAAGCGGGGAGCGGTTGTGTGTCCCATGAGGCCACACCCCCCAGTAAATCCTTTGCGGGGGAGCGTGAAAGGAGCGGCTGTCCTAGGGCCCCGGGGCTTCAAGCGTGCAAGTGCGAGGTCGACGCCCCCCGGTGAGCGACCCCGCGTGCACCGCTGTACTATTTAATTATTCTGCTTCTCATAGCCTCAGTTACCTGACCTGCAAAATGGAGAAACGCCCTCTGCAGAGTTGATTAAATGCCTGCACGCCGAGGGCTCGCTAGTAGTAGCTGTAAAGTAAAGCTGGGCTGCGTCCCTAGGGGAGGCCCCTGGAAGGTATTTGCAGGCGGGAGGGGTGTGGCCTCTGTCCCCGGGTAGAGGGGCGGGGCTCCGGCGGCCCCCGAGCtgggcctggggggcggggcgggttCCTGGAAAGCCAAGTTCGGCTCCAAACGGAAGAACTTCGGCCGAGGCGTCGGGAAGGGCGGGCAGGCGGAGGCGTCAAGGTCTCCGGGGAGACGGTGGGCAGGCTCTTGGTCCCCTTGCCCTCCACACCGCCCTCCCCCACCCGGCCCTCGGCGGCCTCTCAGCACCTACCGGCCGCGCCCTTGCACGAGCCTCCGGCCCACTTCCTGCCTCCGCCCCTCCGGCCCGGGCAGCACTTCCTTTGCAAAACtgggcagccccaggccctggcaggAAGTGCCCTGCCGCCCCTCCCCGGCCCgccctctcctgcttcccacGGTAGCCACTAGAGGCCTCTCTGTCCTCGGTGACgccagcctgcccctcccccgcccaccccgGGGGCTGGAAAGATGGGGTCCAGCATCATTCACCCATctccggggcggggggagggggcagtcttCCCCCcaatacacataaacacaccGGACAGAAGGGAGATTTGCCCTTTCCAAAGTTGGTCTCTGTCCCCCCAGCTCTGCCTACCTTGCCCCTTCACCCCCCCTCATCCCCATACCTTGTGAATCCAGCCTCAAGTCGGCTTCCCCGCGCCCCAGATGCTGGTCTGTCCCCCAGGTGTTGGGGGGGTACCTGCAGCGTGTGTGATCCGGGAACAGAAGCCCACAGCTCCCATCAGCTCCACTCTGAGCTGGAGCCCACCGGGGCAGGGTAAATACTCAGCCCTCCgtgcctcccccttcctcctccctcggGTACTGCTTGACTTTCTGCTCTCCCGGTAAACACTGGTTACCCCCAAGATTTGCATCCCAGGGGCCCTGACACACCAGGGAGTCACCAGGGTTCCCAGCTTTGAATGAGACCACAGTCAGTCtctccccatcaccaccacccacgCAGCCTTCACCCACATGGAGTTCAACTCAACCACATGTATCCGCGTTTTCTGTGTGCTGGGCACGATGCCAGGACCCAGGGACACCCCATGACTGGGCCATGCCTCTGCTTTCAAGGAATCCACACCTCAGTGCTGGGAAAGACACCtgaaatgcggggcgcctgggtggctgagatggcTAAGTGgctgcctcctgctcaggtcatgatctcctggtcctgggatcgagcccagagCCCccggtctggctccctgctcggaggacagtctgcttctgcttctccctctgctcttgcactgacgctctctgtctcaaatggataaataaaatatttttttaaataaataaataaaacctgaaatgCAATAAACGCAGtgtgagagattgagagagagagaacacggaaGGTGGGGAGCACCGGGAGGGGGGCGCCTCAGCCCACCTGGGATGGCCTGGGAGGTTTGGAAAATGCTTCCTGCTGCCTTATGGCTCAGAGGAATTTGGGAAGGAGAAGCAATTCAGGTAAAGGTGGCCTAAGCGAGGAGGTGCATCAGGAAGGAAGCAGAAcgttttgggggggtgggggggggactgCCACAGTAGGGAGTATGGGAAATGAGAATTTTGGAATGGCACACgagggaggaagggtgggaaATGGTGCTAGGGACAGCAGGAGGGGCCAGATAGTGCAGCTCTTTAGGCAGCCCAGTGGGTGCCATAGAGGAACACGGAGTGGGTGGGGGCGGTGCTCAAAGGCGGCAGCTGGATTTTGGAACCTCGACCAGGGGTACAGAGACATGAGACCACATGCGGAGACCACAGCCATGGTCCCAAATATGGGCGGCGGAAGCCTGAGCTGAGGCCAGGGCAGAGTGAAGCAGGAAGAGGATAGAAGAGATGGATGTTGAGAGGAGAGATAAACTTGGCAGGACGCTGTGGCttggcttgggggtgggggcagggatggctgggagggaggaaggcttTGGAGATGTCAGCTGTGAGAATGTA
Above is a window of Neomonachus schauinslandi chromosome 3, ASM220157v2, whole genome shotgun sequence DNA encoding:
- the CTDSP1 gene encoding carboxy-terminal domain RNA polymerase II polypeptide A small phosphatase 1 isoform X2, producing MDSSAVITQITKEEARGPLRGKGDQKSAASQKPRSRGILHSLFCCVCRDDGEALPAHSGAPLLVEENGAVPKTPVQCLLPEAKAQDVDKICVVIDLDETLVHSSFKPVNNADFIIPVEIDGVVHQVYVLKRPHVDEFLQRMGELFECVLFTASLAKYADPVADLLDKWGAFRARLFRESCVFHRGNYVKDLSRLGRDLRRVLILDNSPASYVFHPDNAVSAGQDRVEGREPRKGSSHWSLLGLPTAMLGGVRGLVPSRSSSWPSVAFACHSLASSTRCCVSYLTDQSSGSPCL
- the CTDSP1 gene encoding carboxy-terminal domain RNA polymerase II polypeptide A small phosphatase 1 isoform X1; protein product: MDSSAVITQITKEEARGPLRGKGDQKSAASQKPRSRGILHSLFCCVCRDDGEALPAHSGAPLLVEENGAVPKQTPVQCLLPEAKAQDVDKICVVIDLDETLVHSSFKPVNNADFIIPVEIDGVVHQVYVLKRPHVDEFLQRMGELFECVLFTASLAKYADPVADLLDKWGAFRARLFRESCVFHRGNYVKDLSRLGRDLRRVLILDNSPASYVFHPDNAVSAGQDRVEGREPRKGSSHWSLLGLPTAMLGGVRGLVPSRSSSWPSVAFACHSLASSTRCCVSYLTDQSSGSPCL
- the CTDSP1 gene encoding carboxy-terminal domain RNA polymerase II polypeptide A small phosphatase 1 isoform X3, with the translated sequence MDSSAVITQITKEEARGPLRGKGDQKSAASQKPRSRGILHSLFCCVCRDDGEALPAHSGAPLLVEENGAVPKQTPVQCLLPEAKAQDVDKICVVIDLDETLVHSSFKPVNNADFIIPVEIDGVVHQVYVLKRPHVDEFLQRMGELFECVLFTASLAKYADPVADLLDKWGAFRARLFRESCVFHRGNYVKDLSRLGRDLRRVLILDNSPASYVFHPDNAVPVASWFDNMSDTELHDLLPFFEQLSRVDDVYSVLRQPRPGS
- the CTDSP1 gene encoding carboxy-terminal domain RNA polymerase II polypeptide A small phosphatase 1 isoform X4, with protein sequence MDSSAVITQITKEEARGPLRGKGDQKSAASQKPRSRGILHSLFCCVCRDDGEALPAHSGAPLLVEENGAVPKTPVQCLLPEAKAQDVDKICVVIDLDETLVHSSFKPVNNADFIIPVEIDGVVHQVYVLKRPHVDEFLQRMGELFECVLFTASLAKYADPVADLLDKWGAFRARLFRESCVFHRGNYVKDLSRLGRDLRRVLILDNSPASYVFHPDNAVPVASWFDNMSDTELHDLLPFFEQLSRVDDVYSVLRQPRPGS